In the genome of Thunnus albacares chromosome 16, fThuAlb1.1, whole genome shotgun sequence, the window tgaatcACTGTCTCCACAGTGAGTGTGTTGAGCTCCTTTACAGATGTTGtgtcaactgttttttttgggggggattttttttttttgtccgtGTTCCTGCCATACAGGACAATAATATATCAGTGGCTAGATCTGTGGAGTTGTATTGTTGGGATGGTGTTTTATACTCTACCGCACTTATTTGAGGATAcaattttcaacttttttttttttttcagtcagccTGGCTTtgtttatattgtgtatatGAAGAGTTTTATTCTAAACTGAGACAGTCTAGAACACCTTCTTCCACAAGTGACTGTTGACatgaaagtaaatgtttttattaaagataGGAAGCTTATTATCTTTGCCcacaaaatgatgcattttacGGACAAAAGATTTTGTGGGTATTATGTGTTCATTAATGACTTTTTATggcttttcattcattaaattgTTCTATAAACTCTTCATAGGCACATAAAggatttgaatttttttttttttttgaaatctCAATCACAAATAATCCTATTTACATATATGCACAGATTATCATGGTCAGAGCGTGGAAACTAAATTGTAGGCCCAGGCTTCTGAGCTCACTTTTAACATGAGCCAACTGCAAAAACAGTATGTTTGCCAGATAGCGGTGGGGACGTAGTAATTTTGAATCAGGAACAGTTGGTTGCTATGATGCGCCAAGTACACAGCAGCCCAGTTAATAAGGCTACGGGCAGGGATGTGTTATTTCCCCTCTGGTTTCCCATTAAAGTGGGAATACAGTTGTTGTATCAAAGTGAACATCAAACCTGTTCCTGTACTTATGTCAAAGTTACAGAGCTGATTTAAAATTGCTGGCCGGGTTATTTTAACCATATTAGTAATACTAACAACATCCAATCATTTCAAAGGGGCCTTAAAATGAAGCCAGAATTGGTGTATTAATTCATTTCCACTTACTTCACATCAGTCACATCTGTTCTGCCCGTCTGCTTGGTCCACAGCGCTTCACAAGGTGGACCTCGTTAGGTTTTTGTTATCAGCTCGCTGTTGGCGGCGGTTTCCAGCTTGACTTCGCAAGTCTTACCTTGACACACATACTGCATTATGGAGCTCATGTATGTATCATTTACCACGGGCCTGTGCTTACGTGTGGCAGAGTTGTGCTGTTTTGTGGCCTCTGACCAGCCATCAAGGGTGcagaggggggggagggagggggggagtcAGAGGTTAAAGGTCACAGTGTGTGAAGTGGCTGCATGTGAGCATTTCGGGGACGTTTTAAGGGGGATGCGGGATGGGAGCGAACAGAACGGGAAGGGAAAAAGGGGTCTTCTGTTTCACACGAACTGATTGAAGAGGATGTCTTTGTTAGTTTGGATACTTTTTATATATAAAGGAATTAATGCAAAAAAGAAGCATAAAGCTAGAATGTATGTGTAGGGGAGTACTGCTGTCCTGTTAGTCAATACCAATATTTTAAGTAAATAAACAGTTGTGTTTCCatatccacttttcctttctctttgtttcagtGTCATTTCAAAAGATTACGTACACTTGTTCACAGGTTCAGggatttaaaaaataagtttaatacATAACATTCACCCCATTAAGAAGAATCTGGTTTAAGTCACAATTAAAGCATGTTTTTCTAACTGATTTGTAGTATAATTTACTATACTATAAGCTaattttttcatgtcaaggacccccatttaaaaagatttttgtttttagatgtttatttgttattttattattattatttaatcataTTTACTCATGCAGGCTGTTGCTTACATGGATGTTGAACAAATGAACAACTCTTCCACCTTGTGTTGCTAAAGCGTAACTGCGTAAAAGCCAGTTCCCCGCCCGGAGCTCACAGGCTCGGCTCCGCCTGACGTGGCGAGCCACTAAAGGTCCGCCGGTTCCTTCGTGGGCTGCGACGATTGGGCAGATTAcctgtttggcattttttttagtaaaaatgtaaatacacagGTGGTGGCGGCATGAGTGAGCGTGTGctttatgtaaataaaacagaagtgAAACCGTGTCACTCTGTTCTGGTTTCCAGGCGCAAACAGACTCCCTCAGACGCAATGTTTGGCAGATAGTTGAACATAAGACTTTTGGATATTAAGACGAGGTAAGGGTAATAATTATTAAATAACAGTAATGAGCTTTAACAATAATGTTGCTTTATTTGCACTTCCTCGACAATTCTGCTGCGCCACATAATGTTTTTACTTCCCAAGTCAGCTTGAGGTCGAACCAGATTAATATCAGGGCCTACTAACTTTACAAACAATGTGACAGTCCAGAAAAGGAACCCTTTTACCGACATTTGGAGGCCCCTTCCTCTAAATATATGTCTTTATATATGTTTAATTTGCGCTGATTGAAGTTTGGGTCCTCCACCTGCCACATATACGCACCTGACGCGTGTTTCCGTCCGCAGGTGACAGCGGCGCAGCATTCATGCCTCAGCTCACGTCTACCGCTGTGCTGCAGCTCGTGTTGCTGCTCTCCGCTGTGCCCGCGCAGTACTTCATCTCCCGGTGGAGCGGCAACTCTGCGGCGCAGCGCTACCACGCGACAACACGGTAGGACCTGATCCGtgcgttaaaaaaaaacaaaaaaaaaaggtctttatGCGTCAGTGTAATGTGTGACAACTTTGTAAGGGAAACAAAACGTCCGTGGAAATTCTTGAAAATTCttctttgtctgttctgggTGAAAAACTTCACAGCTAGAATATTATACTAGGAGAGTATAAGCCTCTAATGCACTTATAAACACCTTGAATTAATGGATAACCATGTTTCAGGTTCCTTAGAATGTGTAGAGAGTGGAGAGCATCTTTCTTCAATGGTACAGCATGGATGGAGTGGGCAAACCAGCAAATATCCAAAGTCACGTGAGTGTTGAAGTGTTTACCATTGTGATTGTTTGAGACCACAAAACATGTGTTATGATAAGCACTCTTTCCTGTTAATCTCTGCTTccagattttgtgtgtttttaagttgtTGTCAGGACACTTCAGAATAAAAGAGGAATAAAGATcgataactcaacaatatttTTGCTTTCCGAAGGTCTTTGGTTGGTTTTGGGCAGGAAGAAGAATTGGCTCCGCAGTCGTTTGCCATAGAGAGCATGATATATGACAATGACCAGGGATTCTTTGGAGGTTCGTGTCTGTATACGTGTTTGTAAAGTTTTGGTTAGTGGACGTAATACATAGAAGAATCTTATCTTATCACCACAGTTACAATAGATCAACAGGACGCACAGCCACACTCTTAGGATAAACTGAAATTTCGCCTCtcatattcagtatttttgagaaattaattaagacttttttttttctttattggtcTGGATTTCCACTTTGCACCCccctttatttttatctttatccCATTTGATGCAAGTACTAAATCCAGTGTTAATTGTAAGGTTGAGCACCGTACCACCAACTTCTCTTAACTCTTACATATATATTGTTTGAATTGTATGAAACTTCAGTGATATGACACTTCTGTCAATTTAAGGTAAATGTAAAGCTTATTTTGGTCAAAGCCATGTGATCATACATGAAAAAGTTAAATCTGAAGCATTTGATACCCCAAGCTGTTTCCTGTCTTCAGTTTAATTGCACGTCTACAGGAAGCAGCCAACAGCTTGCTCTGGCAGGAAGGAAAAATAGCGagcatctctcttttttttgtgtgtagtaCTTCTTTTACagcatatttatcattttaccTCCATAAGACAGTAAATAACCTCTGGCTTCAGTGAAAGCTGCACAATAAAAATTTGCCTCACGGGatactctttctttctcctcatacCTGCAGCCTCCAAGGAAGTGCGCAGCCCCAGGCCCCCGTACGTGTTTCTGCGGGTCGGAGAGGTGGTGTTGGAAAGGAAAGGCCATATGGTCGGTGTGGTGGTGAGCTGGGACCCTGAGATGCGAGCCCCTCCGGAGTGGGTTGACAGAGTGTATGCTGCCAGCTCTGAGGTTAGCAGCCACAACTCTACACGTCACTTCTGACCAAATTTATTCGTACATcttactgctgtttttttcacagaGTGTATTATTTTAAGATCTGAGTATTCATCCTCACTACCAGTGGCTATTTGGCTACTACTGTAATTGGCTcctatttgatttaatttgatttattgaacgggacagtgtgcagtattaagcataaatgatgcactgcactggagttagcttgaagctaatttgcatccgtagttcaccacaatcaaaacatacaacagcacaacaacaaacagaacaaagcaaaaaaacaaacaaacaaacaaaaacacacacagaacacaccatacaacatacaaagctacacacaacagcacatcacatacacccacaaggtaaattaaaaattaataatgtaaactaggctcagtggtcacacagctgattcgtctttagttgatttttttaatttggccttgaatgtattgatagaactacagCTCTTCATATAATCAGGTAGGgcgttccactgagttgtggctttcacagagaaagctgactgtccaaatgcagtgcgaccaaatggtacaatcttgtatggAGGATCTAACAGAACTTCCTGAGCGagcaaatttgagaataatctaaaatggtcaaagctcagtaaattgtatttctccagtaccctgcagtgatggaaatgcattggctttttgtccagagtttttagagtttgtttgtatgaggactcaagaggttttatggctgtttctccagcctgcccccaacatgtgatgcaataagacttatgggaaagaatcatagcatgcataaatatcttggctgcgtccaaagagagacagtttctaatatgtctaaaatttgttacgttgtactttatggttttaaccgtttttttaacatgtttcttaaagttcaaatgtggatccagtgtcacaccaagatatttaaaatcagtaactatgtcaattttttcacctttgatgagaatatcagcgttaggaggttgtaccatagtcttaccctttgtcttgtttacatttagactttGAATTATTGCATTTTAAGCGTTTAAAGTGGAAAAATCTGCCAGTTCACTGACTCCTGTGactatgtgtgtgcatgtagggCACCACAGCAGAGAGGACACCTCATTACAAGGTACTGTTCAGCGGGCCTGGACCCTCCTCTCTGTTAATTGCATATCTACCTCAGACACAACTGGAGCGCATCACAGGGATGAGGGTATGTACTCAAAGACACAGCACACACcgattcacacacaaacacacacacacacacacactcagtatgTCTTGGACTCACTGTTGGATGTTTCTAGCCGGACATTCCCACTTTGGAAAGTTACTTCACACATTTTGATGGGAACCGGTTCATCATGCAGCCCTGGCTCAAAGAGATCTACCCTGAGGACGACATGGAGGACGCCTGACTGCTCGGTCTGAAAGATCTGTCCAAAAGACAAATTCATCTTCTTTCTGTGGTGTTGTTGAACTTGGTCTCGaggtctttttttgtctgtggagTCTACTGGAATCTATCAATCATGGGTTGTAATGAGTGGATGCAAAATGCCAATGTTTTCTTTAGAAATACTGAATTTACTGACAAAGAAAGGTCAAGCTTTGAAGAGACTGAGGATAATTGTTTAATCCCTCCTTGCTGGATCTCAATGTGAGGGTGTCGTTTGGGAATATCTCTCATAGCTCTAAGAATGTATTGAGCAGTTGTTCaaccttttatttctttgagatgtataaatatacagtattttaatttaatgtgcaaagatttaattttaaacagatctgttttgatttttttaaaagacagatCTGAATGTCTGGAATGTTAAAGTTAACAGTAAAAAGACAGCATTgctttgaaaatcttttttttgatTGGTTGAAGATGGCTGAAGTGGAAAaaatgcctttaaaaaaaacaaaacaaaactatattCAGCCattaaaactatgaaataaagtgttttaaacTGTGACAATCATCTCTGTGGCTTCATGAATCAGTGGCAAATGTTTTTTCAGagttttttcctgcttttgtctCTGAGGCTGAAGGAGACAGACACCCGTGAGGAGGCAGTGATTGTGGGT includes:
- the si:dkey-261l7.2 gene encoding uncharacterized protein si:dkey-261l7.2 — protein: MPQLTSTAVLQLVLLLSAVPAQYFISRWSGNSAAQRYHATTRFLRMCREWRASFFNGTAWMEWANQQISKVTSLVGFGQEEELAPQSFAIESMIYDNDQGFFGASKEVRSPRPPYVFLRVGEVVLERKGHMVGVVVSWDPEMRAPPEWVDRVYAASSEGTTAERTPHYKVLFSGPGPSSLLIAYLPQTQLERITGMRPDIPTLESYFTHFDGNRFIMQPWLKEIYPEDDMEDA